One genomic region from Cetobacterium sp. ZOR0034 encodes:
- a CDS encoding type II toxin-antitoxin system RelE/ParE family toxin gives MKQLKCKFNYSKSANKFFTKHKDIEEMFKKNIINENPNTDIKALKGFKGLLRMRIKDYRIIFKVVNGQIVIIEVLLAGNRGEIYKKL, from the coding sequence GTGAAACAGTTGAAGTGTAAATTTAACTACTCTAAGAGTGCAAATAAATTTTTTACTAAACATAAAGATATCGAAGAGATGTTTAAAAAAAATATAATAAATGAAAATCCAAATACAGATATAAAAGCTTTGAAAGGATTTAAAGGACTTTTGAGAATGCGAATAAAAGATTATAGAATAATTTTCAAAGTTGTAAATGGACAGATTGTAATAATCGAAGTTTTATTAGCTGGTAATAGAGGCGAAATTTATAAAAAATTATAA